AGCTACACCATTCGCGTGACGCCGCGCAAACCCCGCAGTGTGTGGAGCGCGATCAACCTCAAACGCGTCGAGGAGCTTACCAAGATGGGGCTAATGCATCCGGCAGGACTTGCCGTCTTTCAAGCACGTGACTCCAAGAAATCCGGACTCTACTCCTTCGAGAACAGGCCGCAAAAACTCGCGTCCAAATACGAAAAGCAAATGCGCGCCAACAAAAAAGCCTGGGCGTTTTTTCAAGCGCAACCGCCGTGGTATCGTCGTACCGCGAGTTGGTGGGTGCTCAGCGCCAAGAAAGAAGAAACGCGCTTGAAGCGGCTGGCGACGCTGATTGCCGACTCCGCGCAGCGAAAAACCATTGCGCCGCTCAAACGCCCGGCACGGCGAACGAAGAACAATACTTGAATGGCGATTAAAATGAGAGGCATGGTTCAGCTCGTTACAAAATTGGAATGGTATTAAATGGCCTCGCGCAATTTTTTTGCATTTGGTTGTTGGGTTTGCGCAAGCAGTGTATGAGTACAAGTCACGCGAAAAAAACTCCAGGACGAAATAACGCCTTCCTGCAAAAAGTTCATTGCATCGCACGAGGTAAGGAAGTACATTTAAGCAATTAGATAACGGCTCATGCGTGCAATGCATCATTGCAAGAAGTCAACGCTGATTTTTAAGAAGAGCCTTTGTTTATCACCGCAGCTCCTTGGAGGAGGGCATCGCATGAACGGCACGATTTCAAAATTTATTGAACGGAATTTTTTGCATTTCAATGCCGCTACGTTGGTGGAAGCCGCCCGAGCATACAAAACACATATAGAGGGCGGCGGCAAGATGATGATCACGCTCGCCGGCGCCATGAGCACGGCGGAGTTGGGCATCTCGCTCGCGGAAATGATCCGGCGCGACAAGGTCCACATCATTTCCTGCACCGGCGCGAATCTTGAAGAAGATCTCATGAACTTGGTGGCGCACAAGCATTACAAACGCATACCGAATTACCGCGAGCTGAGCGCCGACGAAGAGACGCAGCTTCTGGAGAACGGGTACAACCGCGTGACGGATACCTGCATTCCGGAAGATGAGGCGTTTCGCCGCGTGCAAAAACATATTTTTGCGCAATGGAAAAAAGCGCACGATAGCGGCGAGCGTTCTTTTCCGCACGAGTACATTTATAAAATTCTACGTTCCGGCGAGATGGAACAGTATTACGAAATCAATCCGGAGAATAGTTGGATACTCGCGGCTGCCGCGAAAAACTTGCCGATTGTCTGTCCGGGCTGGGAAGATTCGACGTTGGGAAATATTTTTGCTTCTTATTGCTACAAGAAACAACTGCAGCCTGCGGTGATGAAGTCCGGCATTGAGAGCATGATCTGGCTGGCCGATTGGTACAAGAAAAATGCGGCGGGCAAGGGTGTGGGATTTTTTCAAATCGGCGGCGGCATTGCGGGAGATTTCCCCATTTGCGTCGTGCCCATGCTGTATCAGGATCTCGGCGTGAAAGATGTGCCGTTCTGGGCGTATTTCTGCCAGATTTCGGATTCGACAACAAGCTATGGCTCCTATTCCGGCGCGGTGCCCAATGAAAAAATCACCTGGGGCAAGCTCAGCAAGGAAACCCCGCGGTTCATTGTGGAGTCCGATGCCAGCATCGTGGCGCCGTTGATGTTTGCCTATGTTCTCGGGCAATAACGCCGCAATAATTTGATACTCTTTTTCGCCCATGCGCGCCGAGCGTGTGGGCGATTTTTTTTGACAAATTTAATCGCTTTGTAACAGACTGTTGACATAGGGTTGTCACTCCGCCGGCTTAAATTGCAGCGTCACTGAAAATTCTCAGAGAATGAAGCAAAAGGAGCAAACGTATGTATCGCAAAATTGAAGATTTCAACAAGGATTGGGCGTACGAAAGCGAAGCCACCCTTAAGATGATCAAGAATCTGACCGAGGCTTCCCTGAACCAGCGCGTCACCTCCGAAGGCCGTTCGCTGGGCTTTCTTGCGTGGCACTTGATCGTTACTCATGCCGAGATGCTCACCCTCGCCGGATTGACGATACCAGCGCCCGGCGAGCCGGACAACGTGCCCGCCTCAGCCGCAGAAATCGCGGCGGCGTACGAGCGCTCGGCGCGTACCGTAGCTGAACAAGTCGCGAAGAACTGGTCGGATGCTTCGCTTCTGCAGGAAGTGGACATGTATGGTGAGAAGTGGACGTTGGGCTACACGCTGGCCTCGCTTATTCGTCACGAGGCGCATCATCGCGGCCAGATGACGGTGCTCATGCGGCAGGCGGGTTTGCCGGTGCCGGGCGTCTATGGCCCGTCACGGGAGGAGTGGGCGCAATTCGGCATGCCGGCGCCGCAATGATGCCAACGCGCTGCTTTGATGAAAATACTTCCACTTTGGTTGTGAAGCGACTCCCTGATTTGCAGACAAGCTGCGAATCAAAGCTTCTACAAAGCAGCAAACAACTGTTCAGCAAAACTCGATGACCATCGGCGATAAAGTTTTTCCACCGAAATGCGCCGAAGTCACCGAGCCTCTCCGAAAAAAACTCTGGCCGGATGATTTATCGGCAGAATTATTTTGAATCGTTCTGCCGGCAAATTATTCTGCGAGAAACTTTTAGAATTTTATTCTAACTTTGAACGCCTTATGGCCCTAAACAAGTTTTTCAGACAAGCTGAAAACTTGCGCCTTCGGGCAGCAAAAAGATTTTCCAACGGATTGAAACAACCCAACTGATACAGGACTTTTCATCCGCCGGGTTGCTTCTATTCGCTGGAGAAAAGTTAGAATTTTATTCACCGTTCGAAAAGCTAATCGCTTAGAACATGCATAATCAATTCATCTTATCGCCATTCTTTCTTGAAAAGCCGCTTCCCGTTGCGGAGCGTTTGGCTTCGCCGGAATGGATCATCAATAAGCCGCAGTTGCCGGAGGGTGGTCAAATGGCGTGCATGTCAATCGTGCATCGTCATTTGGCCGATATCGTTGCGAACACGGTGAAAAGCGGGCATCGACCGGTCAGCGTTGTCGGCGATTGTTGCGCTACCATCGGCGTGCTGGCGGGCTTGCAACACGCCGGCCTCATGCCACGCCTCGTGTGGCTTGATGCGCATGGCGATTTCAACACTTGGGAAACCACGCCCAGCGGGTTTATCGGCGGCATGCCGCTGGCAATGATCGTCGGGCGAGGCGACCAAACGTTGCTGCAAGCGGCGTCATTGGCGCCGCTCGCGGAGCGTGATGTCATTCTGGTGGATGCGCGCGATCTTGATCCCGGCGAGCGTGAATTGCTGCAACAATCGGCTGTGCTGCATGTGACGAAAGTGGCGGCCCTTCCTCAACTTGTCTCAGCCACCCAACCGCTCTATATTCACCTGGATGTCGATGTGCTTGACTTTGCTGACGCGCCCGCGATGAAGTATCCCGTGCGCGGAGGGCCGGAGCTTGGCACGCTTTGCGCGATACTTGAGCATCTGGCAAACAGCGCACCGGTGGTTGGCGTTTCAATGACATTGTGGGATCTCGAACAGGATGCGGATGGACGCACGGCACACGCCAGTATGGCGTTGTTGCAAGCGGCGATTGGCGAGGCTGAACATGACAACAATATCGGCAGCGGTAAACCAGGATAACCCTTCGCGTCTTTTTTCAAAATCGAGCAAAGCAATCAGCCCTGGGCGCAGCGTTCGAACGGCAGGCAGCATGGAAATCAAAGCACCAAAAAAGGGCGAAGGTGTACCAAAGGAAACGCCGGCGCGCAACAACATTGCCGCGCTCGCGAGTGCTCTCTCGCAACATTTTCCCGGGGCCTCATGGCAATGCCTGCAATCTGAATTGGAGAAGAATAATTTCTTTGCCGCCGGCATGCTGGAGCAAGTCCGTCTGATGGCGCAAGCCGCTGTGGAATTGTCGGGGGCGTCGCGGAACGGCGCCGCGCTCATAACGGCGCTCTCGCAATCTGCAGTGGAGAAGATTCGCGGTGTGGCGGCATTTGTGCCGGCCCTTCTTTATCCGGATGATGTGCCGCGGCAGCTTGAATGGCTTGCTTACACCGGTGTGTTGGAAGGTGCCTGGCCGCGCGAGCTTTCAGCAACCGCCCTGCACAACCTGATCATTCGGCACGGCGTCGCAACCGTGCTTCCGCTGGTGCAGTCCTGGATCGAGCATGAAAACCCGGCGCGGCGGCGCCTGGTGACGGAGGCATTTCGTCCCCGCGGCGTTATGCTTGCACACATCAACGAATTAAAGGAAGATCCCTTGCCGCTGAAGAAAATTCTTGAACCTCTGTTGGATGATGTTTCGGAGTATGTGCAGAAATCCGTGGCCAACAATCTCAATGATATTTCGAAAGATAATCCTGACATTGTTTTGGCGTGGACGCGGGAATGGAACACACCGCATGCCACCAAGCAACGGCATGGGATTCTTGCGCGCGCCTTGCGGACGTTGATCGATGACGGCCATCCCGCTGCCTTAAAGCTGTTGGGTTATGGCGCCAACCCCGCGCTCAACGTCGCCTGGCAAAACAATACGCCGCGACGTATCAAGCTCAATCAGTTCCTGCCATGCAATCTTGAGATTCACAATGCGGCCCGGGCAGAGGCCGGCGTGGTAGTTTTGTTGTTGCTGGATGAGCCGGGCAAAGGCAAGGCGCGGCGCAGAAGCACGTATCAAATTTGGCGGGGCAAACTAAAAGCCGGCGAATTGAAAAAGATCAGCAAGAAAATTCATTTCGTCGACAAGAATTCCCTACCGCGCGTGGAAGGCCGGCGTTATCTCAAGTTGATCGTCAACGGCAAAATGCTCGAGACGCGGGAAATGAGGTTTAAACGGTAAGTTCGGAGTTGTCTCGAAAAATGGCCCGGACAGTTGCGAGACGATTCCGTGTGCAGTATTTCGGAAGATTGAATTCCCGGAATGGGCAACTAACTTCGAAGAGACTATTATGACACGACGCTGCGAATGGTGCGGCGATGATCCGCTGTATGTGGCTTATCACGACGAGGAATGGGGTGTGCCGGTTCATGATGATCGCCGGCTATTTGAGATGTTGATTCTCGAAGGCGCGCAGGCGGGGTTGAGCTGGTCCACCATTTTGAAGAAGCGTGAGAACTATCGCAAAGCGTTCAATCGCTTTGACGCCCGGAAGATTGCAAAATACGATAAAGCAAAAATTGCCAAATTGCTCGCCGATCCCGGTATTGTGCGCAATCGCTTGAAAATTGCAGCGACGGTGCAGAACGCCCGCGCTTTTCTGGA
The sequence above is a segment of the Cytophagia bacterium CHB2 genome. Coding sequences within it:
- a CDS encoding DUF664 domain-containing protein: MYRKIEDFNKDWAYESEATLKMIKNLTEASLNQRVTSEGRSLGFLAWHLIVTHAEMLTLAGLTIPAPGEPDNVPASAAEIAAAYERSARTVAEQVAKNWSDASLLQEVDMYGEKWTLGYTLASLIRHEAHHRGQMTVLMRQAGLPVPGVYGPSREEWAQFGMPAPQ
- a CDS encoding deoxyhypusine synthase — encoded protein: MNGTISKFIERNFLHFNAATLVEAARAYKTHIEGGGKMMITLAGAMSTAELGISLAEMIRRDKVHIISCTGANLEEDLMNLVAHKHYKRIPNYRELSADEETQLLENGYNRVTDTCIPEDEAFRRVQKHIFAQWKKAHDSGERSFPHEYIYKILRSGEMEQYYEINPENSWILAAAAKNLPIVCPGWEDSTLGNIFASYCYKKQLQPAVMKSGIESMIWLADWYKKNAAGKGVGFFQIGGGIAGDFPICVVPMLYQDLGVKDVPFWAYFCQISDSTTSYGSYSGAVPNEKITWGKLSKETPRFIVESDASIVAPLMFAYVLGQ
- a CDS encoding bacteriocin-protection protein → SYTIRVTPRKPRSVWSAINLKRVEELTKMGLMHPAGLAVFQARDSKKSGLYSFENRPQKLASKYEKQMRANKKAWAFFQAQPPWYRRTASWWVLSAKKEETRLKRLATLIADSAQRKTIAPLKRPARRTKNNT
- a CDS encoding arginase; amino-acid sequence: MHNQFILSPFFLEKPLPVAERLASPEWIINKPQLPEGGQMACMSIVHRHLADIVANTVKSGHRPVSVVGDCCATIGVLAGLQHAGLMPRLVWLDAHGDFNTWETTPSGFIGGMPLAMIVGRGDQTLLQAASLAPLAERDVILVDARDLDPGERELLQQSAVLHVTKVAALPQLVSATQPLYIHLDVDVLDFADAPAMKYPVRGGPELGTLCAILEHLANSAPVVGVSMTLWDLEQDADGRTAHASMALLQAAIGEAEHDNNIGSGKPG
- a CDS encoding DNA-3-methyladenine glycosylase I; this translates as MTRRCEWCGDDPLYVAYHDEEWGVPVHDDRRLFEMLILEGAQAGLSWSTILKKRENYRKAFNRFDARKIAKYDKAKIAKLLADPGIVRNRLKIAATVQNARAFLEVQKEFGSFDRYIWQFVGGKPKQNRWKSLKEIPAKTAESDAMSKDLKKRAFSFVGSTICYAFMQAVGMVNDHITTCFRHRKV